The sequence below is a genomic window from Flavobacterium sediminilitoris.
AAATGAATAAATATCTACCTTAGATAAGACGTTTTTACTAACAAGAATATATATAGCATACAAAACACCTGATAGGATAGCCAATGAAAAGGCTAAATCAAAGTTCATTTTGATAAAAAAATCAAACCCAACTAGTGTTATCATTCCAAAAAGAGCAACGACAGTTCCAATCCAGAAATTAGTCGTGGGCTTGTTTTTTAAGAAAAAAAACGAAATAATTCCAACCCAAACAGGAGCTAAATTAGTTAAAAGTGTTGCTTGAGTAGCACTCGATTTTTGTATAGCAACATTCCAAACGGCTACATCAGAAGCAAATAGAATACCACAAAAAATAGAAATAAATAATGGCTTGCTTTTAGGAATAATCATCTTTTTCGTTAATAAAACATAAGGTAGTAATAAACCTAGAGCAATTGCCATTCTATAAAAAGCAGAAATTAATCCTGATGTTAATTGTAGTTTAATTAATATAGGAAAAATAGAAATACAAATTATTCCTATTAATAGAGCTATTCTAGGTTTATTCATTATGTTTTTAACTAATTAAAGCGCCATTTAAAACACCTTCAGCGTCTGGATTAACGAATACTAGTTTTCCTTCAGCATTATTAGTCATTAGAATCATTCCAGCACTCTCAACACCACGTAAGGCTCTTGGCGCAAGATTTACTAAAACGGTTACTCTTTTACCAATTATTTCTTCAGGAGAAAAATGCTCTGCAATTCCAGAAACAATAGTTCTTACATCAATTCCAGTATCTACTTTTAAAACTAAAAGTTTATTTGCTTTTGGCATTTTTTCAGCTTCTAAAATAGTTCCTACACGAATATCTAATTTTGTAAAGTCATCAAAAGTTGCTGTCTCTTTTTGTGGCTCTGCTTTAGCATTTTCCATTTTGTTAGCTGTTTTTGTAGCTTCTAATTTATCAATTTGTTTTTGTATCTCTGCATCGTCAATTTGAGCAAATAAAATTTCAGCTTGACCAATTTGATGATTTGAAGGGATCAATTCTGTTTTCTTAGAAATGTCATTCCAGTTTAATTCTGAATCAGTTAGTTTTAAAATTGATTTTAACTTAGTTGATGTAAAAGGTAAAAATGGTTCACATAAAACACTTAAAGCCGTTGCAATTTGTAGCGCAACATACATTTGTGTTTTTACTCTTTCAGGACTTTCCTTTACCATTTTCCATGGTTCTTCATCTGCTAAATATTTATTGCCTAAACGAGCAACATTCATAACTTCAGCTAGAGCTTCTCTGAATCGGTAGCGTTCAATAGAAGAAGATATTACTGCTGGATACGCTTTTAATTCTGTTAATGTCTGTTCGTCAATTTCTGTAAACTCATTTGGAGCAGGAACAACACCATTGTAATATTTATTGGTTAATACTACAACTCTATTGATGAAGTTACCATAAATAGCAGCCAATTCATTATTGTTTCTTGCTTGAAAATCTTTCCAAGTAAAATCATTATCTTTTGTTTCTGGAGCATTAGCAGTTAATGCATAACGCAAAGCATCTTGTCTATTTGGAAAATCTTGTAGATATTCGTGTAACCAAACTGCCCAATTTTTAGAAGTAGATAATTTACTACCTTCTAAATTTAAGAATTCATTAGCAGGAACATTATCAGGCAAAATATAACTTCCCTCTGCTTTTAACATTGCAGGGAAAATAATACAATGGAAAACAATATTGTCTTTACCAATAAAATGAACTAATTTAGTATCTTGGTCTTTCCAATACAGCTCCCAGTCTTTTCCTTCTTTTGCAGCCCATTCTTTTGTAGCAGAGATATAGCCAATAGGAGCATCGAACCATACATATAGTTTTTTTCCTTCAGCTCCTTCAACAGGAACATCAATTCCCCAATCTAAATCACGTGTAACAGCTCTTGGCTCCAAACCACCATCAACCCACGATTTTACTTGTCCGTAAACATTAGGTTTCCAATCGTTTTTATGACCTTCTAAGACCCATTCACGAAGGAAAGCATCATATTCATTTAAAGGTAAAAACCAATGCTTTGTTTCTTTTAAAATAGGAGTTTCACCTGTAATTGTCGATTTTGGATTAATTAAATCTGTTGCATTTAAAGAAGAACCACATTTTTCACATTGATCTCCATAAGCTTCTTCATTTCCACATTTCGGACAAGTACCTGTCACAAAACGATCGGCTAAAAACTGATCTGCTTTAGCATCATATAATTGTTCAGTAGTTTCTTCTATGAATTTTCCATCATCATATAGTTTTCTAAAAAAATCAGAAGCAGTATCATGATGAATTTTTGCAGAAGTTCTAGAATAATTGTCAAATGAAATTCCAAAATCTAAAAAAGATTGACGAATAATTTCATCATATTTGTCAATTACTTCTTGAGGAGTAATCCCTTCTTTTTTTGCTTTCATTGAAATAGCAACACCATGTTCGTCACTTCCACACATAAAAGCAACATCTTTTCCTTGTAAACGCAAGTATCTTGCATAAATATCACTTGGAACATAAACACCTGCTAAGTGACCTATATGTATAGGGCCATTAGTATAAGGTAAGGCAGCAGTAATGGTGTATCTTTTTGGATTTTCTAACATGGTTTTTAATAAATTAGTTGCTGAATCTTATTCAGAATAAGTGCAAAAATAAATCATTGATTCAGAATAAGCGAATTTTAAATTGAATTTGTTTATTTTTGAAGTAAAGTATTAATTTTATTACTAATTAAATGATTCGTTTATTGTTTTTACTTTTATTTATTTCTAATTTTAATTACTCTCAAACAAAAATGAAGATTCCACCATTTTTAAAAAAGGGCGATACAGTTGCTATTGTATGTACTGCTCGAAAATTTATGCCTGAAGAAGCAAAACCAGCTATTCATTTATTAGAATCTTGGGGTTTAAAAACGAAACTTGGAAGAACAATAGGATTAGATAGTTGCCAATTAGGTGGAACAGATGCTGAAAGAGCTGCTGACTTACAACAAATGATGGATGATGATAATGTAAAAGCAATTTGGTGTGCACGTGGAGGGTATGGAACAGTAAGAATAATTGATTTAGTAGACTTTACGAAGTTTCAGAATCAACCAAAATGGATTATGGGTTTTAGTGATGTAACGGTTTTACATAGTCATTTGAATACTTTAGGAATAGCTTCTTTACATTCAATTATGCCTTTTACAGTTCCCAATGCTCCAGAGGATGTGAAGAAAACATTTAAAGATGCCTTGTTTGGTAATGAGTTGTCATATACTATTCCTTCAAAACCTTATGATGTTAAGGGAAAAGTAAAGGGAGAACTAGTTGGGGGAAATATTTCAATTTTATATAGTTTGTTAGGGTCAAAATCATCTATTAATACTAAAGATAAAATTCTATTTATTGAAGACTTAGACGAATACTTATATCATATTGATAGAATGTTATATAATATTAAAAGGAATGGGTATTTTGAAAATGTAAGAGGAATTATTGTAGGAAGTATGCGCGATATGCATGATAATGAAATTCCTTTTGGACAAAATGAAGTTCAAATTATAACGGCTATAATGAAAGAGTATAATATCCCTATTGCTTTTGAGTTTTGTGCAGGTCATCAAAAAGATAATCG
It includes:
- the metG gene encoding methionine--tRNA ligase, with the translated sequence MLENPKRYTITAALPYTNGPIHIGHLAGVYVPSDIYARYLRLQGKDVAFMCGSDEHGVAISMKAKKEGITPQEVIDKYDEIIRQSFLDFGISFDNYSRTSAKIHHDTASDFFRKLYDDGKFIEETTEQLYDAKADQFLADRFVTGTCPKCGNEEAYGDQCEKCGSSLNATDLINPKSTITGETPILKETKHWFLPLNEYDAFLREWVLEGHKNDWKPNVYGQVKSWVDGGLEPRAVTRDLDWGIDVPVEGAEGKKLYVWFDAPIGYISATKEWAAKEGKDWELYWKDQDTKLVHFIGKDNIVFHCIIFPAMLKAEGSYILPDNVPANEFLNLEGSKLSTSKNWAVWLHEYLQDFPNRQDALRYALTANAPETKDNDFTWKDFQARNNNELAAIYGNFINRVVVLTNKYYNGVVPAPNEFTEIDEQTLTELKAYPAVISSSIERYRFREALAEVMNVARLGNKYLADEEPWKMVKESPERVKTQMYVALQIATALSVLCEPFLPFTSTKLKSILKLTDSELNWNDISKKTELIPSNHQIGQAEILFAQIDDAEIQKQIDKLEATKTANKMENAKAEPQKETATFDDFTKLDIRVGTILEAEKMPKANKLLVLKVDTGIDVRTIVSGIAEHFSPEEIIGKRVTVLVNLAPRALRGVESAGMILMTNNAEGKLVFVNPDAEGVLNGALIS
- a CDS encoding S66 peptidase family protein translates to MKIPPFLKKGDTVAIVCTARKFMPEEAKPAIHLLESWGLKTKLGRTIGLDSCQLGGTDAERAADLQQMMDDDNVKAIWCARGGYGTVRIIDLVDFTKFQNQPKWIMGFSDVTVLHSHLNTLGIASLHSIMPFTVPNAPEDVKKTFKDALFGNELSYTIPSKPYDVKGKVKGELVGGNISILYSLLGSKSSINTKDKILFIEDLDEYLYHIDRMLYNIKRNGYFENVRGIIVGSMRDMHDNEIPFGQNEVQIITAIMKEYNIPIAFEFCAGHQKDNRTLILGSQVEFEVNERDVKLKFN
- a CDS encoding DMT family transporter, translating into MNKPRIALLIGIICISIFPILIKLQLTSGLISAFYRMAIALGLLLPYVLLTKKMIIPKSKPLFISIFCGILFASDVAVWNVAIQKSSATQATLLTNLAPVWVGIISFFFLKNKPTTNFWIGTVVALFGMITLVGFDFFIKMNFDLAFSLAILSGVLYAIYILVSKNVLSKVDIYSFMTISLFASTLFLGAICLIADEPFLGFSSNAWLVLFIQGAICQLAAWLLISYATQNMRATRVSLSLLSQGVIATFLAWLFIDEKITLQMIIGGVILLSGIGITFYENKNS